A segment of the Myxococcales bacterium genome:
CGCCCCGGTGGCTCCTCCTAGAAATGACGCGAGCGGGGAATGGAATCTCCCCCGGACCGCGTATCTTGGGGGAGCGAGCCATGAGCGAGGGGAACGGCAAGGTACTCGGCGGCGCGGCTGTCGGCGTCGGCGGCGCGGTCGTTGTGATGCTCAAGGCGGCTAGCGCTCCGGTCCATGTCGCGGAGATTGGCGTCAAGGCCGCGGCCGTGGGCGGCCGCGAGGCCGTGCAGGTCGGCGCCGTTGGGGCGCGCGCAGGTAGCAACGCGGGCACGAAGGCCGCGTCGGCGCTGGCGGGGACCGAAGGCGCCGCGGTTCGCGGTCTTGCCGGCGGTCACCTCCTCGGCGAGACGCTCCGGCCGCTCGAACAGATCTCGCTCAAGGCGACCAGCGAGCTTCCGCTTCATGCCGTCGACCCCGCGAGCCGCGTTGCCGCGAAAACGGCTGCGTCCAAGGCGGCGCTCACGCCGGCGATGCGCGAGTCGGCCATTCGAAAGGTGCTCGCAAAGGCGGACCACGTCGGCGCCCTCGACCACGCCGACACGGCCCTCGACGTGCTGCAGAACCTCGCCGACGTCTGGGACTTCGCGACCGACGGCGGCGACGCCGAGAAAGACGTCACGGAGCGCTTTCGCGCCGAGGGCCTCGATTTTCGCGGCGACATCGTGCCCGCGTACCGAGGCGAACCCTTCGATGGTCTCCAAGGCGCGACGCGCACGCTCTTGACCGATGGCAAGACGCTGGTGCCCGCGCTGCGGCTGAACGCGCTGCCGGTGAGCTCGCTCGATCGCGACGCCCGGATTCGTGTCGTCACCGAGCACATCGCTCCCGCCCTGGGCAAGAGCAACGTCGTCTACGTCGCGCACCCGCTCGGTGTCTCATCGCTCGAGCAGCTCACGGGTGCGACGCTCCTCCGCTCGCTCGCCACCAGCGCGGAGCTGGATTGGCGAGCGTCACCGCTCAATCTGCCGAACGCTCACGTTGCTCAGGTCGTGGAGATCAACGGGCGCCGCTACGAAGCGCTCGTGAAGTCTGATCCCGCGGATGACCGACATCGGGCGGCGCCGACGCGCGCGATCTTCGTTGACCGCATGGGCCGCTGAAGCGGTATGCCAGAAGCGGTAGATCAGAAGCGATGACGCCCGCGTCCCTCGAGCATGCCATCGCGAGACTCTACGAAACCTTCGCGAATTACCGAGCCTCAGCCGTTGAAGGGTGCCCCTGTTGCGTGTCGCCGGAGCAGCGCGCGCGATTGACCAGCAAGCGCCTTCGCGAGCTCGAGGAAGGCGATCTCGGTAGCTACGTCTTCAGCGCCCTGAACACGTGGGGCACGCTGACCGACTTCAAGCACTTCTTGCCTCGGATCCTTGAGCTCAAAGCGCACGGGTCCTTGTGGGTTGACCTTCAGATCATCTACGGAAAGTTCGTCCAAGAGGGCCCCTGGCTCCCCGCCGAGCGGGCGGCCCTCGAGGCGTTCACCGGCGCGCTCCTCGCCTCTGCCGTCGCGGGGCGGGCGCGCGCCCGTGTCCGCGACATCGTGGAGAGCGCAGGCATCGCGCGCATGGATTTGGCGCCCATGCTCGACACGATGCTCGATAGGGGTGACGACCCTGCGACGTCGGCGACCCTTCTGGCGGACCTCGTGCTCGACGAAGCGGCCGCTCTCAGCGCTGGGACGCACGGTTGGATCTTCTGGAAGGACGATGAGGATCGCCTCTACCAGAAGTGGTTTCTGTCGGGCTCCGTGCGGACGCGGCTGATGGAGGCCTTCGAGGCCGACCCGAACCATGCGAACGCGGGGCAGTGGGCCAGCGCCAGCGACATCCTCGAGGCCCTCGGCGGATGACGCGATGGATCGCGTCACCAATGATCGGCGAACGCACCCGTCCGTGGTGACCGGTAAACGCGCGACTCTTCGCCGCATTCCGTGGCACGGGCGGTGCTGACGAGAAGGCGTGAAGAACCTCCGCCTCCTCCTCGCTGCGTCCGCCGTTGCCTGCACCGTCACGCTGGCCGCCTTCGGGGTCGGCTGTCAGGGGGGCGCGCCGGACGACGCCGCCGAAGCGCAAGGCGCCCTCGCGCCCGCCGCCAGCGGCCTCAAGGTGACGCTCGATGACCTCGCGACCTTTGGCGAAAAGCGCGTCGGTACGCCCGCTGGCAAGAAGGCTGCAGACTACATCATGGACCGCATGAAGCGGGCCGAGCTTCGCAACGTGCACTTCGAAGAGTTCAACTTCCCGATGCACGTCGCCGACCCGACGAAAGCGTCTCTCGCCGTCAGCAAAGGCGGCGCGCCGGAGCCGCCCGTGGCCTTCGACATCTTCGAGGGCTCTGGTGCCGGCGACGTGCGCGACTCGGAGCTCGTCTACGTCGGCTCCGCGAAGCCAGAGGACCTTCGCGGCAAGGAGCTTCGCGGCAAGATCGCGCTCGTCAAGCGCGACTCCAAGTATCACCGCTCGTCGCAATACCGGAACGTCTCTCAAGCGGGCGCCGTCGCCATGCTCTACGCGTCGGCCGTGCCCCAGAACCAGATCCAGATCGGCTCCATCCGTCACGCGTGGGAGGCCATGGGACCGATTCCCGCCATCACCATCGGCAAAGACGACGGCGAAAGGCTCCAAAAGAGCGTCGGCGAGGGCAACGTTCGCGCGAGCCTCAAGGTCGACGCGCGCGTCGCGCGCGGCACCGGTCGCAACGTCGTCGGCGTGGTGCCAGGAAAGAACTACGGAAAGAAGGACGCGAGCGGTAAGAGCCTCGATCGGCAGATCGTCATCGGCGCGCACTACGACACCTGGTACGTGGGCTCCGTCGACAACGGCTGCGGCGTGGCGGCGCTCCTGTACTTCGCGGGCAAGCGGGGGCAGACCGACGGTCGCTTCGACAACACGATCGTGTTTGTGGCTTACGACGGTGAAGAGGTCGCGCTCTACGGCGGCTACGACTACCTGCGCAAGCACCAAGACGACGGGATGCTCGCCGTCGTGAACTTTGAAATGCCGGCCGCTGAGACCGATCTAAAGAACGGCGGCATCACGACGCTCTTCGGTGGTGTCGCCTCCAGCGAGGTGCCCATCATGGACCTGGCGCTCCGCGAGTCGCGAACGGCGGGCCTCTTCGACACGTTCACCGTGTGGCTGTCGCTCGACAAGATCCAGCAGATGTTCGGCGGCATCATTCCCACCGACATCCAAGGCGCCTACCGGAGCGGCATCCCGACGGTGAGCACGGCGTCAGACTCACCCTGGTACCACACGCGCCTCGATACACCCGACAAGGTCGACGCGGACTTCCTCGCGCGCGGCGTCAAATCCTTCGACAAGGCCGTTCAGATCTTCGCGACCTCGTCGCCCGACAAGTTCGAGGGGCGCGACCCGACGCTGTGGGGCGCCGACTTGCGGCTGCCGATTGCGACCAGCACGGAGGTCTTGGCTGAGGTCCAGCTCACCGACCCGCAAGGCAACATCCTCATCGGCAAGGACGTCACGGCCACGTTCTTCTGCGACGACTTCTTCGCCGCCCCGGACGTCGTCGCGAAGACCGACGCCACGGGACACGCGCGGTTCTCGTTCGCGCGCGAGCTTCAGAGCTGCGCGGGCCGCCGTTGGGTTCACGTCTCCGCTGGCGGCGACTACCCGCTCGTGGAGAAGGTCATCGCGGTGCCGTCGCGTTGAGGGGCGCGTCCTGCGCTGGCGCGGCCGCGCCCCAAGATGGAAGCGGGCGCCCGACCGAAGCCGGACGCCCGCCGAATCTCCGTGCCCGGTCTCTACTGGCACTTCTCTTGGAAGCGGCCCACGAACAGGCCCCGACCGTCGTCGGCGACGTAGCCGTCGCTGATGAAGCCCGTGAGGCCGCCTGCGTTGCGCGGATCACGCGTGCCCCAGAGGCCGCGGAAGCCGTCGTCCGAGTAGCCGCCGCCGAGGAGGCCGCGGAAGTCGCCGGAGCGATCGATGTATTTACCAAAGAAGACGTCCTTGTCGGCCTTCTTCGAGTGACCGTAGATGCCGCGGATGTGGCCGAGCGTCACGCCGTGATCGCCGACGACGCGGCCGTGGAACTTGCCGAGGTTCGCCTTCAAGCGGTGCCACTTGCCGAAGAGAAAGCCGCTGGCGCAGCCGACCTTGTCTTCGAAGCCGAGGTACGAGACGCCGTTGTAGCCGTCGTCGGCGCGGGCGATACCGCCCACCTGCGTCTCAAGCGTCGAGACGTCGATGTCGGTCGTGACCTTTGCGGTCTTGAAGTGCACAAGCGTCGAGGCGCCTTCAGGGATGTGCACCGTGACGAGCATGCCATCGACGTGCGGCAGCGTATGGGAGACGAAGCTCACCTCGCGCAAGCTCGTTCGCGGCTCCAGGTGATCCTTCGCGTCGAAGCGCAGCGTGCGCGCGACGCCGATGGCGCCGCGGTCGACCGACACGCTGCCGGAGAAATCGGCGGGCGTGGGCTCGGGAGCGTTCTGGGCGCCGGCGGCGGGAGGCATGTGACCCCAGATGAGCGCGACGCGATACGTGCGGCCGCGCGGGTTCGCGAGGCGGCTCTTCGCGATCGTGTCCTCTTCGTCGGCGCCTTCGTCGGCGAGGGGAGCTGTCTCGTCGATCTGCTTGTCCCCAAAGGCGCTCGCTTCGGCGTTGCGCGTCATCGCCCCGTCGTTCGCTTCGAGGGCCGCGGAGATGCTGTCGATCTCGTCTTGGTTGGCTTCTGCGGAGCCGCTGCACCCGGTAGCGAACGTGGCGGCGACGGCGGCGATGGCGACGAACGTAAGATGGCGGTGCATGGCGGCGTGGCTCCTTGGCGGGCGGGTTGTGCCTGCGTGATGGGAGCTAGTGCACGGGCCGGGCCAGGCCAAGGGCAGGGAAAAACGCGAGCTTACGCCCGCCCGCAGGCGCCTCCGGCGAGTTCACTGGACGCGGCTGCGTTCAGGGTTTGTGGCTGCGCGGTCACGCCCAGGTCACTTCGGCGAAGCGGCGTTGGGCGGCGCTGCGCCTGGTGTGCGCGACGGGGCCACGACGGGCTCGTGCGCCGGCGGCGGCAAACCGTAGGGGGGAGCGACGGTCTCGACGTTCGGTGTTCCCGCATCGGGGGGCGGCCTCGACGGTGGCGCTCCGTACAACATCGCGTGCCCCGCGCAGCCCATCGCCGTCGCCGCCATCGCCACGAGCAGCACGGGGCCTAAGACCGGCGTCGCGCCCCGCTCGGTCTGCGGCATCGGGACCAGCGTCTGATCGAGATCGTTAGGCAGCGCCGCTCGGCAAAACGGACAGCGCTCATCGGCGCAGCGAACGTGGCGATAGCACGCGGGGCAGGGAACGAGCGGGGACATGACCGACGAGGGTAGGAGAACGCCGCTCGCGTGTCTCCTTCGCTCCCAAAGGCTAACGCTCTCGCTCGTGCAGCCACCAAGCGAGCGAAGCGATCCCCAGCCGCTGCCCGAGACTTCTTCGGCCCGGTGGCGCCCCAGCGCGGACGGCGCGTGCCATGAGACGGTGCGAGTGCGTTTGGAGCAGGTTGCGCAGCACCTGTTTGGTGGCGTCGTCGACGGGACCCGCGATGATGAGCGTTGGCCGACGGTTCTCCTTCACGATGCGAATCGTTGCTTCCGCAACCTTTCCTCGACGGACCGCGTCCGCGACGTCGTTGACGAGCGCTTGTGGCACGTGACCTCGATAGAGGAGCACCCGACCGCGGCGCACCGAGAGAGCCGCGACTTCATTGGCGCGTCGCAAGGCAAGGAACGCGAGGGCCGCTAGCAGCGCGACGACGAAGAGCAGCGCGTGGTTCGTCACGGTCTTGTTAATCTGCCTTGATCGCGTCGGCGATTCTGAAGATGGGCAGGTAGAGGCCGAGCGCGCATAACGCCAGGCCCGCGACCGCCATCGCAAAAGCCCCGATGATAAAGGCGCGCCGCGTCGCCAGCGGAACCTTCGTGCGAAGTGCCATCGCGAGTGCTGCGGCACCAGGGAGCGCCATGGCTCCGGGAAACCAAAACGAGGTCGCGAGGCGAGTCAGGAGCGGCACGTTTGCCCCACCAAGGTCTTGAAAGATGGAGCCGAAGGAGCGACCGATGACGGGAAACGCCAAGAGCGCGACGAGGTTGGTTCCCGCCACCAAGGCCGCAATCCAGTCGAGCGCCGTGAGCGGTTGCTCCTCCACGAGCGGGCGAGGATACCTCCGTTGCGCAGGGCCTAAGCGCGCTCTTTTGCGCCGGGAGTGCAGACCCCGGCGACGGCCTCCGCGCTCTTCCCAAGCAGGACTGACGCCGGACGATACTCATCCCCTCGCTTCACGAAGAGCGCGCCGGTCTTCAGATAAGCACACCCGACGATGTCGTTCTGATGCCACTCGTCGCCCCAGCGAACATCGATGGCGAACGGCAAATAGCCTCCCCCGTGCTTGTCCGCGGTGGTGGTGGCCTGCGTGACGCGAACGCGGCGCTCGCGCGGTGGCATGCGCGCGCGCGTGAAACGGCCCGCGTCCTTCTCTTTCTCGGCCAGTGGTTTCAAGAGGCCTTCTTCTACCCGCTGCTTGGCGGTCGCCGCCGGCGATTCATCGGCCGAGGCGAGCGACGGGACGAGAGAGAGACCGAGGGCGCACAGCCAAAGCGATTTTGCCGAAGACATGACCCATCCTTTTCGATGCGTTCGAGAGGGGAGACGACGAAGACAAGAGCTCGGCGGCCGCTGCGCTGACGAGGACCGGCCCCCACAGCGCGACCACGTAGGCGACCCCGGGTGACATGCCTGCCGCGTCGAGGCCAATGAGGAGCGCGCGCGATGTCACCGCCACGCTCATCTGTGCGAACACATGCAGCATCGCGCGACGGTGTCTCACCAGGTCACGGCGTCGGGCTGCCAGCACGCCTCTCGTCATGAACCACGCGACAATCGCGCCGGAGAGGAGGAAGCCCGCCGACACGAAGGCGCCGCCCTTCGCGTCGAACGCGAGCACGGCGCCCGATGGGACGAGAGCGAAGAGGACTACGACGCCCGCGAGGCGCCCGAGCCACCGGTGAAGCGCGGCGCGGCGCTGCAGGGTTCGTGTCGCAAGCGCGATGCACAGCGGGAACGCGAGCGCGGCCGCCGCGACATGCACGCGGAGGGACACGAGCCACAGCGCTTCGAAGCGCACGGGGAGCTTCTCGATGACAAAGGGAGGGAGCTCTTCGAAGTTGAAGTACGCCGAGCTGGAGGCGCTGATCAGCGCCGAGCCCAGCGCCATCGCCAGCAGGAAGAGGGCGCGGGGCGCACGCGCGAGGTGTCGCACGACCTATGGACGCGCCAGCCACCAGAAAGTTTGGGTGTTAGGGCGACGAACTGAAGTTTGTCGCCGGCTACATCCACCCGCGCCGCTTGAACGCGTACAGCGGAATGAGCGCGCTCACCACGATGAGCGCAAGAGCCATGGGATAACCGAGGGGCCAAGCGAGCTCGGGCATGGAACGGAAGTTCATGCCGTAGATGCCGGCCACGACCACTGGCGGCACGCCCACCACCGAGGCGATGGTCAGAGTCTTGACGACCTCGTTCTGCTCGAAGCTGATGAAGCCCAGCGTGGCGTCGAGCAAAAACTGCAAGTTGGAGGAGACTCGCGCCTCGTATTCCATGAGCGATGTGATGTCGGTTCGGACCGCCCTCATGCGACCCGTGTTGACCGGCGGTGCGCCCGGGAGACTAGACTCGGTGACGAACGAGGCGATGCGACCGACGCCGAGGAGCGCATCACGGATTTGCGATGTCCGATGGGCCGTTCGGCCGATCTGCTGGAGCGCCGCGCGGAGTCCGTCGCTCTTGTCGCTGCGCGCCCTGAAGATGGAACGCGTGAGCTCGTCCGATGTGTTGCCGGCGTGCTCGAGGGCGTCGGCGGCGCCATCGACGATGGTCTCGAAGATGCGTAGAAACGCGGCCTCCGCGCTCGCCACGCCAACCTTCGAGCACTCGGCCCGCGCCTCGTCGAGGGAGCCTGTGGCCGTGAAGCGCACCGTGAGCAATCGGCGCGCCGAGAGGACAAAGCCTACCGGAGCGAGGGCGAGCTCTTCGTCGTTGCTGCGCTGCACGAGCGGCGTTGAAACATAGAAGGCCCCATCCTCGAAGCCGAGACGGCTCGATGACTCGATTTCGCTGACGTCGTGTTTCGTGGGCACGCGGAGGCCGGTCGCCTCACGCACGCGCGCCACCTCCTCCGGCGTGGGGTCGAAGAGGTCGATCCACGTAGCGTCCGCGAGCACGTCACTGGGCTGCGTGGTGATCATCAGCCGCGGAGTCTACCCGGGGCGAGAATCCGGCCGAGCGTCGAACTTAGAAACTTGCTGGCCCTTCCGGGCACTCGGCCCAGGGCAAGCCAGGCCGTCGGGCCGTCAGCGCGGGGCGACGCGCCCGACGCTGAAGCTTGAGAAGAGCTCACCGAGGCGGGCCTCGGGGATTGGCGTGCCGTGGTTCACGCCATGCGGATTCCTGAGGACCACCATGTTGTTGTGGGTCGTGGGATCGCGATACGTCATCGCGACCTCGTAGGCGTGGTTGTCGACGAGGCCGTACGAGCTGAGCTGATCGCGCAAGTGGTTCGCACCGCGAATCTCGTCGCCCGTGGTCGGCGCCGTCGGGACCGGGTTCGTGTTGAGCGTCATGGCGGTGCCCCCAAGGGCGCCGCCAGTCTCGTTGTAGATCCGTACCGCGTCGGCCGGCATGTAGTCCCGGGGCGTGTTGCCCCAGTGGTTGCCGAGGCCGAGTTCGCGCATGGCCGCGCTCGGCGCGGCGCCGTAGTCGATGCTCTTGTACACGTCAGCCTCCGTGAGCCCCCCGAGGTCCGCCGTGCGGTCCACGGCGAGGGCCTTCTCGAAGATGCGCAGGTTCCTGTCGCCGGCGCTGCCCATCCCTGGGCTCGGATCGCGGAGGATGACGTTGCGGTCGGCGCCGTCTTCACCGGTGAGGCGCACTTGGTGGAAGCCGTCACCGAGATCTTGAATGCGCGACGCGAGGTGCGCTTGCCCGTCGGGCGTGCGCGCCACTTGGTTGAGGCTGCTGACGATCGAGCAGTCGTTGAGATTCGTTTGCACGAGGCGCGCCGGGCTCGCCCCGTCTTCGTAGTTTTGCGCGATGTCGACGCGGTGCCGAATCATGTCGGCTTCCGTGGGCGCGGCGCCGGGGATAGCCGCGGGTAGCGTCGACTGTCCCGGCGTCACCAACGCGTGTGAGTCACGCATGGAGCTTTGCCCCGTCAAAATGGGACCGGTCTCCACGGGAGCGCCAACAGGCGCGACGACACCCGCGGCGAGCGGCGGTTCGACGAGCGCGGCATTGTGTTGAGTCGCGTCGACGAGCGGGTCGCCGGGGCCGCCAGTCTCGACGGGGTTGACCGGCGCTGTGAGGTCCGGTTGCTCGAACTCGCTGGCGCGAACGGCTTCGGTGGCTCGGACGAGGTCTCGATCGTAGCCGGCGTCGCTTTCGGTGTTGCCGAACGAGTCGTACGACGGTGTCACGTCGGCGACCGGCTCGGGAGCAGGCTCGGGGAGCGGATCGGCGGCCGGCGGATCGCTCATGACGAGCGAGTCGTCGTCGCTCGTGCCACCGCAAACGGCATCCAGGTCGAGTCGCCATCGTGTGATGGCGTGAAAGCGAGACGGCATGGGCAATTCCTCGCGACGCGAACTTGCGAGGTCGGTGCCAGCGCCCGGACGTCCTGCGCGGAGGCTGTCGTGGAGCTCGCAAGTGCCCGAATAGAAAGGATTATGTTGGTCGCCTTCAGGGTGCGTACGGGTGCGATGTCTGCGGACGCGCCCGCTGGGGAAAGCGCGGTACGACGTGGATCGAGCGCCGCCGTCCGCCGCCAAGGGATGGCCCAACATGTGTGCATCATGCATACGAACGGCCCTGCCGCAGCGTTCGCCCATCTTTTCGAGCCGCGCACAGCCGTTCACGGCGCCGGTTTGCACAAACGCTTCCCAAGTACGCGGAAAAGTGCCAAAAGCTGGCCCAAACGGATGGGCTCCCGCGGCCTTGGCCCCTAGGTTCTCCGCGGCTCCCCCGGCACCCCCGCACCAGCAGCGAACCAACCATGGAAAGCGCACAGACCTTCACCTTCATCGAATCGACCCTCGGTAAGAAGGTCGTCATGGCCGTCAGCGGCCTCATGCTCTTCGGCTTCGCCCTGGCGCACATGGCCGGCAACCTCCAGGTGTACCTCGGCCCGGAAGCGCTCAACGCCTACGGCGCCTCTCTCCACGCGCTCCTTCACGGCACGGGCCTCTGGGTCGCGCGGCTCACGTTGCTCGGCGCCGTGGCCGCGCACATCTGGGCCGCGTTCTCGCTGGCGGGGCGCAACCGCGGGGCTCGTCAGGAGCGCTACAAGGTCAACGCGCCGCGCGCCTCGACGTACGCGTCGCGCACGATGGTCTGGAGCG
Coding sequences within it:
- a CDS encoding succinate dehydrogenase cytochrome b subunit; amino-acid sequence: MESAQTFTFIESTLGKKVVMAVSGLMLFGFALAHMAGNLQVYLGPEALNAYGASLHALLHGTGLWVARLTLLGAVAAHIWAAFSLAGRNRGARQERYKVNAPRASTYASRTMVWSGPLLLLFIVYHLLHFTTGHVHPRFQEGDVYQNLVVGFQQPAVAGFYIISMIALGLHLYHGVWSLMQSLGLAHSRWNPLRHSVATFFAAVIVVGNISFPVAVLTGFVK
- a CDS encoding DUF3634 family protein, coding for MTNHALLFVVALLAALAFLALRRANEVAALSVRRGRVLLYRGHVPQALVNDVADAVRRGKVAEATIRIVKENRRPTLIIAGPVDDATKQVLRNLLQTHSHRLMARAVRAGAPPGRRSLGQRLGIASLAWWLHERER
- a CDS encoding M28 family peptidase; this translates as MKNLRLLLAASAVACTVTLAAFGVGCQGGAPDDAAEAQGALAPAASGLKVTLDDLATFGEKRVGTPAGKKAADYIMDRMKRAELRNVHFEEFNFPMHVADPTKASLAVSKGGAPEPPVAFDIFEGSGAGDVRDSELVYVGSAKPEDLRGKELRGKIALVKRDSKYHRSSQYRNVSQAGAVAMLYASAVPQNQIQIGSIRHAWEAMGPIPAITIGKDDGERLQKSVGEGNVRASLKVDARVARGTGRNVVGVVPGKNYGKKDASGKSLDRQIVIGAHYDTWYVGSVDNGCGVAALLYFAGKRGQTDGRFDNTIVFVAYDGEEVALYGGYDYLRKHQDDGMLAVVNFEMPAAETDLKNGGITTLFGGVASSEVPIMDLALRESRTAGLFDTFTVWLSLDKIQQMFGGIIPTDIQGAYRSGIPTVSTASDSPWYHTRLDTPDKVDADFLARGVKSFDKAVQIFATSSPDKFEGRDPTLWGADLRLPIATSTEVLAEVQLTDPQGNILIGKDVTATFFCDDFFAAPDVVAKTDATGHARFSFARELQSCAGRRWVHVSAGGDYPLVEKVIAVPSR
- a CDS encoding DUF2306 domain-containing protein → MALGSALISASSSAYFNFEELPPFVIEKLPVRFEALWLVSLRVHVAAAALAFPLCIALATRTLQRRAALHRWLGRLAGVVVLFALVPSGAVLAFDAKGGAFVSAGFLLSGAIVAWFMTRGVLAARRRDLVRHRRAMLHVFAQMSVAVTSRALLIGLDAAGMSPGVAYVVALWGPVLVSAAAAELLSSSSPLSNASKRMGHVFGKIALAVRPRSLSRPVARLGR
- a CDS encoding magnesium transporter, whose amino-acid sequence is MITTQPSDVLADATWIDLFDPTPEEVARVREATGLRVPTKHDVSEIESSSRLGFEDGAFYVSTPLVQRSNDEELALAPVGFVLSARRLLTVRFTATGSLDEARAECSKVGVASAEAAFLRIFETIVDGAADALEHAGNTSDELTRSIFRARSDKSDGLRAALQQIGRTAHRTSQIRDALLGVGRIASFVTESSLPGAPPVNTGRMRAVRTDITSLMEYEARVSSNLQFLLDATLGFISFEQNEVVKTLTIASVVGVPPVVVAGIYGMNFRSMPELAWPLGYPMALALIVVSALIPLYAFKRRGWM